A genomic region of Osmia bicornis bicornis unplaced genomic scaffold, iOsmBic2.1, whole genome shotgun sequence contains the following coding sequences:
- the LOC123988729 gene encoding uncharacterized protein LOC123988729, whose translation MDTLIRENKVHARLINNALLNFKKLGKANHSPAVIRSRINLLKDYWAKFQSTQVQIEVAATEEDTRANPYFSSDVFGDTEAAFLAALDAMTAALPTDSEPASNPCNTSTASCNRESALSVKLPRVELPKFSGDYTEWENFRDLFQSLVGSNDALPEVQKLHYLKLSLIGEASLLLKNVPTSAANYEAAWKLLTDSYANDRALITTHLKMLFDSPPIGSAVLSDLKVGQGVPSGVGVTHG comes from the exons ATGGATACATTAATCCGCGAAAATAAAGTGCATGCACGCCTGATCAACAATGCACTGCTCAACTTTAAAAAATTGGGGAAGGCGAATCACAGTCCTGCAGTGATTCGCAGTCGGATCAACCTGCTCAAGGATTACTGGGCCAAATTCCAATCAACGCAAGTTCAGATCGAGGTTGCAGCAACGGAGGAGGACACCAGGGCGAATCCCTACTTCTCCAGCGACGTCTTCGGGGATACGGAAGCAGCTTTCCTTGCCGCCCTCGACGCTATGACGGCAGCCTTACCGACGGACTCCGAACCTGCAAGTAACCCATGTAATACGAGTACCGCTTCTTGTAATCGCGAATCTGCACTGTCGGTCAAGCTTCCTCGCGTCGAATTACCTAAATTCTCCGGGGACTATACGGAATGGGAAAATTTTCGAGACCTCTTTCAGTCTTTAGTTGGCTCTAACGACGCGTTACCGGAGGTGCAAAAGTTGCACTATCTTAAATTAAGCTTAATTGGTGAAGCGTCTCTTCTATTAAAAAACGTTCCCACTTCCGCGGCGAATTACGAGGCAGCGTGGAAACTATTGACCGATAGTTACGCTAACGATCGCGCGCTCATAACCACTCACCTGAAAATGTTGTTCGACTCACCCCCGATCGGATCCGCAGTTCTAAGCGATTTAAAAG TTGGACAAGGAGTCCCATCGGGAGTGGGAGTTACGCATGGGTGA